In the genome of Thunnus thynnus chromosome 6, fThuThy2.1, whole genome shotgun sequence, the window TTGGTAGATACCCACTTGATTTTTGACTAAgtgacagctgaagcctcatattagcttcagctgaacttgaGTGCATTTTTGCACcgaacaaggactgtggattttgtctgtttacatttCATGACCAGTATGGGCAGCACAAGTAATAATACTGACtgatatctctctctctcctccttgtttttatcctctcctctctcccactctcaGGATGAAAATGGAGAGGTTCTGAGCCCGTTCCTCGCAGTCGGGGCCACATCAGTGGCGGCATCGGCCCAAGCTGGGCGGGAACGTTTGGGGGATATGAGCTCAGTGTCGTCGACTTCCTCCAACATGTCTCCTCTGCCCCAGTCTCCAGCCCAGGCCATGGCctacagagggagagagggctCCTTTGAATCCCGCTACCAGTCGCCTCTAGAGGACTTCAGGGTGTCCCAGGAAGCCCTGTTGGACCACATGGACCCACAGAACAgaaggtatgtgtgtgtgcgtggcaTGTTGGTTTGGGGTTTTTGCATGCCTATGCAGCAAGTTTGGTAGCCGTAGAAGATTCCAGACATCGTGCTGTCTTTGTCTTTACCTCAGGATGTTGCGGAGGACCAGAGTGGGCGGAGAGAACCGTGTCTAAGTCCAAGCCAATCAGGACGCATTTCTGTTGCACCCCTAGCCGCCCCCACCCTCTctccccccacccacccccacccccctccctcctcacccAGTCGCCTCTCCCCgtactgatgatgtcactgactgcTGTGAAcactgtttccatggaaacgcCCACCACCGCTTTGGCCTACATTTCAGgcagctctccctccctccgttCTCCAACCGCCCCCaccccgtctctctctccctgcaccCCTCCCTGTCGCCCAGCCTCCTCACCGCTGATGAGAAGGAGGCACTCGGACATAAGAGGAGGGGgagtggtgggggggggggagctgagaggaagcTGACCGCTGCggacaggaagaagaaacagacaTTCACAGGAGAACAAACACAAGGCTGAAAAAGTTCCAGCTCTGGACTGGTCATTTGCGGGGCGGTTTGTCCTCTCTTGTGTTTTTAGGTGTGAACAACAGCTGCttagaggagggaaagagagagctATAAAAGGTATCAGTTTGAAACTGTTTCCCGGTTAAGTTTCTTTGCTCTTCTCTATTTGGcgtatatgaatatatatatttattcctGCTGTGCTGTTGGCcagagaacagcagcagctgaccTGCTCTCAAAGAGCTCCTGTCtccatgtttttaattattataattatttaaacctttaaatattcataatgtgacctttcaatttttttatgtatatgtgtaaaaCACGAGGGCTCTCTACGGCTATTTTtaatgtctctctcttctctgctttgtGGAGGAAATTATACGCCTCCAGTCTAACTCACACCCTAATCCTGGAGcgatatttaatgtttttttttgtttttttttgtgaaggcATCAGGAAGAAGTCATAGCCTGTTTGTGTTGGAAGCAGTGAGAGGGCAGGCGGCATCATACGTTATGtctgcacacacgcacacacacacacacacacactcacacagccaggatttttttttttatttctaactTACATTCCTAAAAACTGCACATCATTCCATTTTCCTGCATCGCAGGCGCCTTTATAAGCCAGTCCGACACATCCAAAACTCTTTGTCTCCCTCGCTGATAGTCTCACCCCTCAGTGATCACGTCTGTAGGGTATCTGACACCACACTGTGTGATAAAGCAGGACCAGGGATAAATGTGAGAGATGATAATTGTGTTTAAAAGTTGTTGATTTTTGCTCGTACCATCTCATGTGTTTAAGGGTGTTTCAGTGACAACAAAGAGTTGTATTGATGTTCATAGGGCTGCAAGGTTGTGGCtacaatttgacattttatagataacattatacatatattaaATGTGTCAGAATACCATAATTGATTATAGAAATTGGTATTGCAATACGATTAAACCATTAACTGTGCAGCCCTGTGTTACCAGGATTTCTGTTGGAAATGATTTCGATATTTTTACAAGACATTTCAAGTCTTAATAGAATTTATgggccctttttttttttaattcagtgtttttaattcGATCACCATAACTATTCCCTTAACTGACACAGCTCTCTGATAATGGTGATTATAAAGAAAGACCTCCACTATTTTAATTCAGTGActtttagtgtgttttagtTCCAACAGATGTCTCTTAAAAGTGGTTTTGAGTTCCTCAACAAATGTGTCAGACTTCTTATTTGTCTGTACGATAGGAGTCTTCAGTGTTTTGAAATAGAAATGAAATTTCAGTGTGGTTGACCAAACAGAAAGTTTGCATTACCGGTGTAAGGCTTAAAGAAAACATGCCATATTTTTACATCTTTCTGGTGTGTCTTGCTGCACCACAAAGACATAAGGgaccttttgtgttttgtgctgccATGATGCCCTGGGGCGTTTTGTTACAGCACCAAGCTGCTTTCCAGAAACCTGCAAGCATTTTAAGTTACACTGCCATGATATATAGTTAAATTGCCACTGCCCgtgattttatttgtcttgaaacatgcaaaaaaaaaaggagaaccGGCTGACGGCTCAAAGTGAATGTCAAACGCTACACATCACGATTCATCATTCCCAACTTTAGACTCTTATTCTGGCTTCTACTCATAAATGTTTGTCTGACTTGGTAATTAAGACCTTACTTGAGGTAAATGTTGGTGCCCTTAAATGTGCAGGGAGTTCtcatttcctgtgtttgtggtgtGAGAGCGTGTTTGGGGAGGAGCGAGCTGAATCTGAGCTGGTGCCTCAGGCTTTGTTGTAGCTGTGTTTCTGTGGCTGATGGATGACAAAGGTGcctgggggtggggtggggggggggtgggggtaaGAGGTCTGTGGTCTGGGCCTTCAGTGAGCCCAGACAGAGCTCGTGTATAACCAATGGTGTTTTCTTTCCAGGTTTGTATCAGAAACAGTGTTTTCTCTACTCGTATGTGACGACTATATGATGTAAACTCAGTATTCTCACTCAGTGTTTGACCACTGAGACACACCTAAGCCATATGGTATGATTAAGTTGAGGTAAAAGCAGGGACGGGAGTGAATACTTGAGGTCTCACCGAAAATTGTTAGCATCTCGTTGTGTTTGCAGCCCCAGTATTAATCCCAAAGCTCCCccatattacattttttcctcCCGTTGTCTCATAAATGGTCTTTGTGGAGAGCCTCTCCTTTCCGATGCTGCATTATTCTTATTGCTGACCTGTCTGCTAAATGTCTCCGTGCCTCCGTCTGCGTACACATCACATTAAAGCCACATCATTCACCTGCCCTGCTGGGCTTAAAGCCCCCGCACAGCCACAgtacacccacacaggtgttctcAGTTATTTTGACTGATCGGATCTCTCAGCACTGTGCAAACATGTATGGACCATACTTGATTGACGGATTCCTGACTCTCCTGTCTGGTTTGTTGTAGCTGGATAACTCACCTTTGATTGTTTGGTGTACATGTAGTTTGGGGACTTTAGGAAACTCCCACCAACCTGTACAGAGGTCGAATCAACCAGAATGACAaagaacacctgtgtgggtgtgcagggccCCTAAATGTCATatatcttttcttctttttttttttttttctccaatcttgtctgttttgttaCTGATGGTCTCATTTACAAACGCCTTTCTGTAATGTGCCTAAAACTATGGAGAGGAAaagtattcattttatttttgcctttcatatgaaacatattcaagcctgaaaagtaaataaaatacttaCTACTTTATACTACTGTCTTATTTCCTCTGCATCAAAATGTGGTTCGATAAGGTGCATTTATTCTCAAGTTAAATGTTGACTGCAGATTGTGACAAGATATCTGGTTTCATTAACTTGTGATAGTGTACCACAGGAAGAGTACTTTAGTTTCAGTCTGAGATGTGTAAGTAGCAGCTGCACGGTAGGTTGACTAAACTTAAACCATCCCAGCTCCTCAGTCgatgtttttctgtcttataataagtgaaattaatttcttttggacaaaacaagttattttaacccttacatattgttcatattctgacccttctCAGCATCCCCTCATAAAAAGTCTGTTTCATTcataaacagcatttttgatgagtgatttttttaaattggaacaaatatggatcaaattatatgtataaaaatgtgtattacctacagaaaaataacaaaacagtttaaatatttccattttgtatattttggttcactttaggaaaagtcataaaatttcaggtaaaaaaaaaaaagtgtttgggtcaaatttgacctgaacaaTATGTATGACATCACCTTTGGCTTTAGGAAAGTGTAATAACCATTATTCACTTTTTAATAAGTATTTTTGGGGCATCTTATGCATCATTAGAGACTTGACAGGAGAGAGAAACGGGaagtgacatgcaacaaagatccAAATGTGCTGCTAATCATTGTCATCACCCCGTCTCTGACATTTCACTGAACACTTAAGAATCAGCAAATCGatgataaataatcattagttgcagcctttaATTGCAGGTTATGAGGCTTTTGTGTTGGCTCCCACATGAgcattattttagtttatagtCAAGGTCAAGCAGAAGTGATAATGTTTTTAGTACCttcctacagtatattttacacCATGTGGAAGACTTTACTAAGAGGACTCAGGCCAATGACACTCGAAGCCACAAGTTTATTACATTCTGTTTATTCTGCAAATACCATCTGTAAAAATTATACATCAAGCCTAAGTATGGAACTCTGGTAAAAGTTCACAGTTCTTTTACAGTCAAATTTATTTCATAAGAAAGTtccataaaaacaaatgtacgtACACGTCAGTGACGTAAAGAAGCACTTGAtgctacaacacacacaagattCCGTAATCTAATATattgtgtcactttttttttttttttgtttagacaCAACAGGGTGCTTGCCTTCTTTGGATGACTGAATTCCAGACGCTTTCCCGCACTGAGCGAATTCATGTCCTATTTTAACCAAAAGTTATGTACAGATAAGAAATTGAAAGCAAGTACAAAGAGATGTCAGGAAATAACATCAAGACAAGATTCAAATGAACATCAGTGCTGTGGTTCACATAAGACGCTATGAACAGCCTAGCTAGCACATTTTAAAGGTAAGCTGCAAGCATGAATTCAAAGTGTATGAGTGCATGTTGGTGGAAAAAAGGAGTATGAAGATGACACAAATGAGAAAGAAGgattatttgttttacattaaGGCCTAGGCAAACACCCTGTAGCAAAGAGCTGTGCAGTTTTTCAtaccccaaaaaaacaaacaagtcttTCAACACTCCGCCGATCCTCGTCTGAAGGGTTGGCTTTGTCGATAAGTGTTCAAACCCAACCCCCACCCCTGATCAACATCTGCTGAGTGTTCAATCTCAACCAcgttctccctttttttttttttcctcccctcctcttcttcctcctctttttttcttcttttctctcatcccAGCAGGCAGaaccctccctccacctccactcCTGCACTTATGTCTTTACTGGAACTtccttctaaaaaaaaaaaagggaaaatggcGGACGGGAGGATATTGGAGAGGGCGTGAGTGTGTAGCGGAGGAGTAGACTAAACAGAAGGAGGAAGGTAgggggtgggtggatggatggattggaggggtggggtgggggagCTAGTGGCTTTATCGTCCATCTCACGTAGCGGGGGAGGTCATGCCTACCTCTAGGGATGTGAgcgagaaggagagagagggatgggtGGGGATGGTTTCAAGGCCCATTTCCATCCAGTGATCCTGTTACAACCGCATCTGCCGTCTTCCAGCACAAAGACCACCTGCGTTGTGAACTCCATCCTCAGACAAAAGGCCTCTTCAATCTGTTCCTGTagtaattaaacaaaaaaaaaaaaagaaattaaaaatccATCACCCAGACAACGCGCTCCTGCTTATGAACAGCATATACTTCCTTCATGATTATAAACAGTGTGCTGGTGTCAGACACTCATTTGTTTAAGACAAATACCTGTCACAGCATGCCTCATTACTTATAATTATGAGCATTATGTGTGCCTGTATGTTCCAAATTAACATTTCTAGGCTACCCTGAGAGACAATTACACATTATGGTTATTATTCACTcccatttatcatcatttaatGACCAGTTTTCCACCTgagaagaaaactgaaaaactcaTTCTAAAGCTAAATATagtcattcatattttattttactttatttacaaCAGGTTTATTTACCCTCCTTGTGCAATATTAGGGAGACTTTATCATTTCTCACGCTATAGACGACTCCAGACATGAAGACTACCTTTAGTAGGATTCACAGTTTTTTCAGCATcggcctcctcttcttcttctgcgacaCCAAACTCTGACTCctccattttctcctcctttcctccctctgtctgtggCTCCAAAGGGGAGGATCCTGTTGTGCATGGCTCGGTCGCTGCGCCCGGTGCAACTGGTCTTGGTCCTGTCGTATGAGCAGCACCTGTTTGTTCCATCTGAGGCAAAGACGCCTTGGTGGAGAACCAATGTCGCACCAAGTCTGCTGTCAAACCGCTAGCCTGAGCCAGTTCCTGCAACTgtacagaaagaaaaacctgCGTTAGCTCAAGAGAAGAACACTAATTATAATATTGTTAATTAGAACAATGGAAATAATTGGACTAAAATGCACAATAGcacctacaacaaccagaacaCTCCACTGCTAGTATCTCAAGTCTATGCTGTCATATCTCCCACATACTGAACCCTGTTATGGatgtaaatatttacacacacatatttaaaccTTTCCATATTTATACCTTTTAAAACTCCCAATTTATATTCCAGACCagtgtaatatttattttctaccACTGACATCTGTAATAGTACAAATAGtaaagagaaaacatttaacatgtcgcaaaaaaagattaaatttcTATCTTCAAGACTCATCCAACTTACTTGTGTGTTAGTGAATTCTTGCCTGATAGACCGATATCCTTTTTATTTGCTGTTAACAGTCATTTAACACAGTTTAACAGGTGTAATCCAGGACAGTTACATCATTGTTGGGTGTGGTACAACCAGGAACGTTCAACCAGAGAAGACAGCAAAGCAATCTCTatattttaagtttgtttttgtttaatatgaactaacCACCTAGATGAATTTCAAGTATGTGCAAATTTACTTAGCAATAACTACATTTAGTAATAATCTAATCATCTAAACCCAAAGAGAGACACTTGGATGCATTAGGCAAAGTCAATAATGATCATACTAATAAGATAAATAGTGTGAATCCATCAAACATAAGGAGATTATATTCCTGCATCCAAAACTATCACTCATTTCTCTGTTGTCACTCtgcaacttttctttttcacagcTTGTTGAACATCATGACCTCCAGCTGCACACAGACATTTACCTACTTTAATGAGCATGTGTTCATTTCTCAACAGTGTATTTAGTGTCTCTTTCTACTTTGATACTTCACATTATCTATAATAAAGGCTCACACTGTATGTCTATAGTATTCTAATTTCAGTTGACTTCTCTTATCTATACCATCTATCTATACCTCCTTTGCTGCTTTGACACTTTAATTTCCCCTTGAACTAAGTTTAACTTCTCTTATCGAGGTCCCCATGTCAAATACAGTGTTCTCACTGGGCCACACTGGAAGTCTATTTCCCCCCACCCAAACAAAGACAACTGGAAAGCTCCTTAgttgcaaaaaaataaaagtaaaaatatcttTCCATTCTTCTGATGCACACACATCAGTAGGATGGCCAAATGAACATAAGAGTAGATATAACAGAACAGGCATGTTTGGGCTCAGTGCTTCTCCTCAGGCAGCATATTAGAAGCTAGAATAAATATtgtcactcaaaaaaaaaaaaaaaaaaaaaaaagcttaagtGCATCTTTACTTTATTCACAGaaagtaaatgtgttttttaatgaacaaaGCACTCTTGGACACCAGTGCGTTTCAGCTGAAAGCCTGACCAACactctcttttcattctttgCAAACAAGGAGCTTCCAGGTGTCTTTAAGACCCGGCACACAGTCTTCTAAGTGGAAAGGAGCCTTAGTCCAGCTCAAAGTGGATGAAGTTTTGTTTAAAACTGTGTGTCTTGAAAATTATGCAATTTAAggatgcattttcatgtgatacTCAGGTGACTTGAGCTGGTTAAAACTGAAGGaactgttttatttactttaagtaaaacacaaacatccacaAATCATAGCCACCAAAACTGGTAAATAATAGGTTTCAAACTgtacaaaatatacataatttatcaaaatcaaatcaaataaaaaagctGTGAGTTTATTTACTGTGCTGAACATGCTGCTGCCCCtgataatgcactttcaattaGGAAGTGAaattcaatgttttgtttttttttctctcatttatgtAGTTACAGAGTAATTTGCATGTCAGCTTCAAAATATCTTCTAcattacacacagaaaaacagctgaagTGGTTTTGAAGCAGTTAAGAAAGTGCATTTCTCAAAGCCTAAAAAAGGTACAGTGTCAGTGTGTCAACAAGAGGCGCTTTCCGGAGTGACTCGTTTCCTTGGATACGAGTACATTTTCTCCTTCAGAGCAGTTAGCTAGAATCAACATAACTGAGTGTTGAGACTCAAAAACATCCCCGTATATCTTTAATCTCACAGCCGCACAGATTAATCCTGTGTTTCTCGGGTTTCAGTTTGTTTGGAGGAATTGATTTTTTCAATGTGTAGACAATGTGTAAACTCTATTCAGAGTAGATTTTTATGGTGCTATTATAATAAACAGTACTTGTTGTCAATACCTGTGACTCCTCCTGGCTGCCACGGACATCGAGGTGGGCCTGGAGGATCTGCGTGTTCCCCTTCTGAAGGTCCTCCTCCAGAGCCATGTTCTGGTAAGCCTCCAGCCACTTCAGCTGGCCGTTCTTCTGCACATATCGACAGTCCCCAAACCAGCGCACTACTTCAGGTCTGGGCAGTCCAGTAGCTGAGATCAGTTCATCATACTGAGAGGCGCTGGGCCACTGGGTCCGGGCGTAGACTTGTTTGAGCAGGTGCAGCTGCTCCGCTGTCTTCTTACCTCGGACGGATGTGGGTTTGGGGGAGTGCGATGGTTTGGGTGTTAGGGCGGAGGACTGGGATGGTTTGGGGGTGGAGGACGGGGTGGGGCCTGGTGAGGAGGCCGGTGTGCTGCTAGATTGAAGGGGTATAGAAGGACTATCCAACCCTTCGCCCTCTGGTTTGCCATTAGCCTCAGTCACCTTCAGCAtcttcagatttatttttataggGTTGACTTTCAGTTCTCCTGAACCGTCCTCTTTCTGTCGCTCCTCTCCATCAAcgtccatctcctcctcctcctcctctctcaatGCCCGCTTcgcctcctctttctttttctcagcggccattctcttcctcctctcagcGAACCAGCCATGGATCTCCCTTCTGGTCATCTTGGTCTCAGATCGCAGCCTGTCCACTTCCTCTCCTGAGGGGTCAGAGTCCTGGGCAAAGCTGGCCTCTAGCGCCTTTACCTAAACATAAGACAGTAATAGCAGTCAATAAATAAACTGGAGGAATGAGTGAtcacatcaaaaacattttgtcgAGTAATGTCCATGTCTCACCTGGTGAGGTTCTCTCTCCTTGTAGCGGATAGCTGTGAAATCAGGAGAAGGTTGTCTGGGGAGTCGGCGGGAAGGTGTGGTGGGAGAGGTGGGAGTCAGTGTTGCAGTCGGGCTCAGAGGTGCGGAGCTGTGCTGGGGTGTTTTTGCACCAGAGTTGCTGCTACTTTCTGACAGATCAACAGGGTTGGCACTGCCAGCGGCGCCGCTCCCTGGTGTAACTGAACCGCTTCCTGCTCCCGCTGCAGACTTTTGTCCACCTGTGCTGGAGCGCGTACCTTTAAGGTTACGAAAGTGGTAGCGTCTGTCGCTGAACCACTTGCGGACTTCTCGTACTGTGAGCCCAGTCAGAGCAATGAGGCGGTCCACCTCCTCCTGGTCGGGAAACTGGCTGACCTGAAAACTGTCCTTCAGAGCGTTGAGCTGCTCCTGAGACTTCTTCCCCTTATAAAAACTAGGGTCCAGGAATGCGTTAACAGGTGTCCGGGAGCCAGGTGTGCAGCTTGAAGCAGGtgcaggagagggagaagaagattTGGAGGCAGGGGAGGAAGCATCCTCCATTTTGATGTTTGGGGAGTCACTTGTGGCCGAGTAGACATCGTCTGTGCTTGTGCTagttatgttatttttgttgctgcTACCATTACTGTCTTTGCTCTTCAGTCCATCACTGCCcgctttgctgctgctgttaggTTTGTTGTCTGTGGTCTTTTTGCTATCTGTGGTTACTTTGTTGTCACCATGCACGATGCTGGTGTTGCTGGCTTTGCTGATATCAGAGTTCTTACTGTCACTGCTGCCTTTAGCAGCATTCAAATGGCTGGTAACATAACTATTGCTCTTGTCACTGGAATCTGCATAAGCACTGCTGTGTTTACCACTGACACTGCTCACCTTAGCATTACTATGATTACTGCTTCCTAGACTGAGGTTGATGACACTGGCTTGACTGCTACTAATAATACTGCTAGTGCCCCCTCCCCCACtcctactactgttactgctgctAATGATGTTGCTCCCTGTACTGCTACTGCCCACTGTCCCCACCACCATGCTGATTCCTTTGTCTGCCACCAGGGCTGCCGCAGGTCGGGCCTGCATCATGGGGCGAGCTGCTGCCTGGGGCTTAGGTGTGACGGCCAGTGCCACCGGAGCACTGCTGACCTGAATACCGTTGGCCATTACAGGCTGTGTGACGATTACACCTCCCTGACCGACAAGAGAGCCCTGCAGGATGTGAGGGATCCCAGCGGCCCCCAGCGAGGCAGGCAGaactgtgattgtgtgttgcgctgggTTGTGGTGACTCTGGGTCTGGCTCTGCGAGCTGGAGGGTGCAGTCTGGATGATGGTGTTGAACATCTTCCTCCTGGCCTCCTCGATCTCCTCAGGAGACCAGCTGATGCCTTGTTTAAGTCTCTGGGCGGTGAACCAGATCTTGATCTGCTCTTCAGGGTACTTTGTGACCACAGTCAGGTAGCAGAGTTCAGCCTTGGTGGGATACGGGAACTTACTGAAGGAGGTCTTCAAGAAGGAAGAGGAGTCCATGGAGGCACTGTAGGTGGGGATGCTGCTCAAAGGAATCATCACCTGGGAGGGAAAATTGAGGGAATACAAAAAGGAACaattaatgtattaattgttATCCAATTATGTTGAACCTTTCAAAACACTGAGataatgtataaatattataaaacaaATTACCTTGGGGAGATTCTTGGAAGAAGAGTGAGATGAAGACATATTTGAGGAGGCTGTGATGGGAGCAGACTGATGAAGGCCTCTGTTCTGAACAACGGAGACCACCTAAATTTGAAAAAGTAGATTTAAAATAATCTGCATGAAAGATATGAATTAAACAATTCAAGTAAAATCATAAAACTATTCCAACATTTCCAAActaagagacagaaagaagagcaATCTACCTGTGTGATGGGGGTCTTGAGCATCGGTAACGCTCCAGAGCCGTTGACTATCTGGATCGCTGAGGGCACAGTGACCTTGGTCGTTCCATTGTGGACAATTGTGGGGACATGGGTGACTGTCACTGCAGCagtctcttttctctcagtctctctggAGGCAGAGCTAGAGTGTGGGTCTGATGAGGGCTCGTCAGAGACTGGGTGAGACACCACTATTCTTTTGGGCTCCGATTTACCCTTCAGCATCCTCATGATTGGAGTTTTGGTGATGGAAATCTCGTTATCTTTCCCCGTCTCTGTCCCTGTCACCAGATTCTGCTCCACCACCGCCCTCCTGTCCCTCTTCCTCAGCTGCAGAGTGGTGTTTAACGTGCTGGGGTGAACTCTGGCATTATGCAGGGCCAGCCCCTCAAATTTAGGTGCCGAAACCCCACAGTTCACACAAAAGAAGCTGGGGTCTGCACGAAAGTCCGGGTGCCCAGTGTACACATGATCCAAGAACAAGTTAAGGTCATGGGTTTCAAAGTTACAAGGCTTACAGGTGTAAGTGCCAGCACCTTCTTTAACAGCATCCCCCGCCTGTGGTTTGGAAGACTCTCCTGGCTCTAGGGGGCTATGTCTGCCCCCTCCAGAAATCCTGGACTGACGGAGAACAGGCGAGTCCTGTTCGACTTCCTCCGAGGAGCGTATGATCTTGCTGGGGATCATACAAGGAGTTGTAGACTTCCTCTTGCTGGCCATGGTGTGACCGCAGGGTGGGGAGGGTTGGTCAAATGGCTAAGAG includes:
- the zhx3b gene encoding zinc fingers and homeoboxes protein 3, producing the protein MASKRKSTTPCMIPSKIIRSSEEVEQDSPVLRQSRISGGGRHSPLEPGESSKPQAGDAVKEGAGTYTCKPCNFETHDLNLFLDHVYTGHPDFRADPSFFCVNCGVSAPKFEGLALHNARVHPSTLNTTLQLRKRDRRAVVEQNLVTGTETGKDNEISITKTPIMRMLKGKSEPKRIVVSHPVSDEPSSDPHSSSASRETERKETAAVTVTHVPTIVHNGTTKVTVPSAIQIVNGSGALPMLKTPITQVVSVVQNRGLHQSAPITASSNMSSSHSSSKNLPKVMIPLSSIPTYSASMDSSSFLKTSFSKFPYPTKAELCYLTVVTKYPEEQIKIWFTAQRLKQGISWSPEEIEEARRKMFNTIIQTAPSSSQSQTQSHHNPAQHTITVLPASLGAAGIPHILQGSLVGQGGVIVTQPVMANGIQVSSAPVALAVTPKPQAAARPMMQARPAAALVADKGISMVVGTVGSSSTGSNIISSSNSSRSGGGGTSSIISSSQASVINLSLGSSNHSNAKVSSVSGKHSSAYADSSDKSNSYVTSHLNAAKGSSDSKNSDISKASNTSIVHGDNKVTTDSKKTTDNKPNSSSKAGSDGLKSKDSNGSSNKNNITSTSTDDVYSATSDSPNIKMEDASSPASKSSSPSPAPASSCTPGSRTPVNAFLDPSFYKGKKSQEQLNALKDSFQVSQFPDQEEVDRLIALTGLTVREVRKWFSDRRYHFRNLKGTRSSTGGQKSAAGAGSGSVTPGSGAAGSANPVDLSESSSNSGAKTPQHSSAPLSPTATLTPTSPTTPSRRLPRQPSPDFTAIRYKEREPHQVKALEASFAQDSDPSGEEVDRLRSETKMTRREIHGWFAERRKRMAAEKKKEEAKRALREEEEEEMDVDGEERQKEDGSGELKVNPIKINLKMLKVTEANGKPEGEGLDSPSIPLQSSSTPASSPGPTPSSTPKPSQSSALTPKPSHSPKPTSVRGKKTAEQLHLLKQVYARTQWPSASQYDELISATGLPRPEVVRWFGDCRYVQKNGQLKWLEAYQNMALEEDLQKGNTQILQAHLDVRGSQEESQLQELAQASGLTADLVRHWFSTKASLPQMEQTGAAHTTGPRPVAPGAATEPCTTGSSPLEPQTEGGKEEKMEESEFGVAEEEEEADAEKTVNPTKGTD